A genomic segment from Candidatus Baltobacteraceae bacterium encodes:
- a CDS encoding cytochrome ubiquinol oxidase subunit I: MDVVIADRIQFAFTIMFHYLFPITTMGLAPFVALYTIEAARGDREAARAAAFWTKIFAINFAIGVVTGIPMEFQFGTNWAVFSAVSGAVIGQPLAMEGIYAFFLESIFLGVLLYGKGRVAPVLHAASAVIVWLGSWLSGFFIVATDAWMQHPVGYELLANGRIASTSLAAVLLSTFAWWQYLHVLCAALVAGGFVVAGIGAYYLLSNRENALGRRFVDAGVIVALIFSLLVIFPTGDRNGDDVTAYQPVKLAAMEGLFASTKGAPLAIIGMPDTQNKTLIDPIFVPDVLSFLAYGNFNANVQGLNAYATELWPPVELTYYAYHVMVGLGTIFAGIAVLAGLALWRGRIFTATPILWLLLLAMPFPYIANEAGWVTTEVGRQPWIIYGIMRTAQGISPTVVTGETIFTLIGFAGMYFLLGVLFLYLVLREIAIGP; this comes from the coding sequence ATGGACGTCGTGATCGCAGACCGGATTCAGTTCGCGTTCACGATCATGTTCCATTATCTGTTCCCGATCACCACGATGGGACTCGCGCCGTTCGTCGCGCTCTATACGATCGAAGCGGCGCGCGGCGATCGCGAGGCGGCCCGCGCGGCAGCGTTCTGGACGAAGATCTTCGCCATCAATTTCGCGATCGGCGTCGTGACCGGCATCCCGATGGAGTTTCAGTTCGGCACGAATTGGGCCGTCTTTTCGGCCGTGAGCGGTGCGGTGATCGGGCAGCCGCTGGCAATGGAAGGCATCTACGCGTTCTTTCTCGAGTCGATCTTTCTCGGCGTGCTGCTCTACGGAAAGGGGCGCGTCGCGCCGGTGCTGCACGCGGCGTCGGCCGTGATCGTGTGGCTCGGCTCGTGGCTTTCCGGCTTTTTCATCGTCGCCACCGACGCGTGGATGCAGCATCCGGTCGGCTACGAGCTGCTCGCGAACGGGCGGATCGCATCGACCAGTTTGGCGGCGGTCTTGCTCTCGACGTTCGCGTGGTGGCAATATCTTCACGTGCTGTGCGCGGCGCTCGTCGCCGGCGGATTCGTGGTGGCCGGCATCGGCGCGTATTATCTGCTTTCGAATCGCGAAAATGCGCTCGGCCGCCGCTTCGTCGACGCGGGCGTAATCGTGGCGCTGATTTTTTCGTTACTCGTGATCTTTCCGACCGGCGATCGCAACGGCGACGACGTCACAGCGTACCAGCCGGTCAAGCTCGCCGCGATGGAAGGGCTCTTTGCATCGACCAAGGGCGCGCCGCTGGCGATCATCGGCATGCCTGACACGCAGAACAAAACCCTGATCGATCCGATCTTCGTGCCCGACGTGTTGAGCTTCCTCGCTTACGGAAACTTCAACGCGAACGTGCAAGGCTTGAACGCGTACGCCACCGAGCTCTGGCCGCCGGTCGAACTGACCTACTACGCCTACCACGTGATGGTGGGACTCGGCACGATCTTCGCGGGGATTGCGGTACTCGCCGGACTTGCGCTCTGGCGCGGACGCATCTTTACCGCGACGCCGATCCTGTGGCTGCTGCTGCTGGCGATGCCCTTTCCGTACATCGCCAACGAAGCCGGCTGGGTCACGACCGAGGTCGGGCGCCAGCCGTGGATCATTTACGGGATCATGCGCACCGCACAAGGCATTTCGCCGACGGTCGTGACCGGCGAGACGATCTTCACGCTGATCGGGTTCGCCGGAATGTACTTCTTGCTCGGCGTGCTGTTCTTGTACCTCGTGCTGCGTGAGATTGCGATCGGTCCATGA
- a CDS encoding formate--phosphoribosylaminoimidazolecarboxamide ligase yields the protein MNRPYTIATLGSHSALQILKGAHDEGFHTLAVPTRETERLYRSFAFVDEIIAVDSYSEFPGLMGELERRKVIIVPHGSFVAYLSLEEHKRMTIPYFGNKAVLDWEASRELQRDWLTRAGIKMPRQFKTGEEIDRPVIVKLYGAGGGKGYMFIRDASDFEKRSKELKKAYTIQEYIIGVPLYIHYFYSPLEDRLEIMSMDRRYETNVDSLGRIPAAAQEGMDVSPSYVVVGNQPVSLRESMLAEALRMGENVVRVSKEIAGPKGLFGAFCIETIITPDIQFYVMEISARIVAGTNLFIDGSPYSYLNYSEPMSTGRRIAREIKNALLTNNLRFVLDDGSVF from the coding sequence ATGAACCGGCCGTATACGATCGCGACGCTTGGCTCGCACTCCGCGCTCCAAATTCTCAAGGGGGCGCACGACGAAGGCTTTCACACGCTCGCCGTGCCGACGCGGGAGACGGAGCGTCTCTATCGCTCGTTCGCATTCGTCGACGAAATCATCGCCGTCGACAGCTATTCCGAATTTCCCGGATTGATGGGCGAACTCGAGCGGCGCAAAGTCATCATCGTTCCCCACGGGTCCTTCGTCGCGTATCTTTCGCTCGAAGAACACAAACGCATGACGATCCCGTACTTCGGCAACAAAGCGGTGCTGGATTGGGAAGCGAGCCGCGAGCTGCAGCGCGACTGGCTTACGCGCGCGGGCATCAAGATGCCGCGGCAATTCAAGACCGGCGAGGAAATCGACCGGCCGGTGATCGTGAAACTTTACGGGGCGGGCGGCGGCAAAGGCTACATGTTCATCCGCGACGCGAGCGACTTCGAGAAGCGCTCGAAAGAGCTGAAGAAGGCGTATACGATTCAAGAGTACATCATCGGCGTGCCGCTCTACATTCACTACTTCTACTCGCCGCTCGAAGACCGGCTCGAGATCATGTCGATGGACCGGCGCTACGAAACCAACGTCGATTCGCTGGGGCGCATTCCGGCGGCGGCTCAGGAAGGCATGGACGTGAGTCCGTCTTACGTCGTGGTCGGCAATCAGCCGGTGAGCCTGCGCGAATCGATGCTGGCCGAAGCGTTACGGATGGGCGAGAACGTGGTACGGGTGAGCAAGGAGATCGCGGGACCCAAGGGCTTGTTCGGTGCGTTCTGCATCGAGACGATCATCACGCCCGACATCCAGTTCTACGTGATGGAGATTTCGGCGCGCATCGTGGCGGGAACCAACCTCTTCATCGACGGGTCACCCTACTCGTACCTCAACTATTCCGAGCCCATGTCGACCGGACGGCGGATAGCTCGCGAGATCAAGAACGCACTTCTGACCAATAACTTGCGTTTCGTCTTGGATGATGGCTCAGTTTTTTAG
- the purQ gene encoding phosphoribosylformylglycinamidine synthase I — protein MSKRIAVLVFPGTNSECETVRILAQCGGDAHLVHWSRASLLPAFDAYVLPGGFAYEDRIRAGAIAAHDAMMDHVIAGAQGGKLVLGICNGAQILLEAGLVPGTGELRRPTAAFTRNGPVPHFVCAHVHVKLSVKPARSAITAALRHDALIPAWAANGEGRLAADAPHLEELRSGDHVAFVYAHEDGSVDESASPNQSALGAAALVNREGNVLAIMPHPERDAWTFNHPDQRRGDAMLATSGGDLLFRSFVEGVRRV, from the coding sequence GTGAGCAAGCGCATCGCTGTGCTGGTCTTTCCGGGTACGAACTCCGAGTGCGAGACCGTGCGTATCCTGGCGCAGTGCGGCGGCGACGCGCATCTGGTGCACTGGAGCCGCGCATCGCTGCTGCCCGCGTTCGATGCCTACGTGCTGCCCGGAGGCTTTGCGTACGAAGACCGCATCCGCGCCGGCGCGATCGCCGCGCACGATGCGATGATGGATCACGTGATCGCCGGTGCGCAGGGCGGAAAATTGGTGCTGGGCATCTGCAACGGCGCGCAGATTCTGCTCGAAGCGGGGCTGGTGCCGGGGACAGGCGAGCTTCGCCGCCCGACGGCGGCATTTACGCGTAACGGCCCGGTGCCGCATTTCGTGTGCGCGCACGTCCACGTCAAACTCAGCGTGAAACCGGCACGCAGCGCGATCACGGCGGCACTGCGGCACGACGCGCTCATTCCCGCTTGGGCCGCCAACGGCGAAGGGCGGCTCGCTGCCGATGCACCGCATCTCGAAGAACTGCGCAGCGGCGATCACGTTGCGTTCGTGTACGCGCACGAGGATGGAAGCGTGGACGAGAGCGCCAGTCCCAACCAATCCGCGCTCGGTGCGGCCGCGCTGGTCAATCGCGAAGGGAACGTGCTCGCGATCATGCCGCATCCCGAGCGCGATGCCTGGACGTTCAATCATCCTGACCAGCGCCGCGGCGATGCAATGCTCGCGACTTCGGGCGGCGACCTGCTCTTTCGCAGTTTCGTCGAAGGCGTGCGGCGCGTATGA
- the purL gene encoding phosphoribosylformylglycinamidine synthase subunit PurL yields MAEVATVALRPDELARIRERLGREPSIVEVHAFDAQWSEHCSYKSSRHQLKRLPVAGERVVLGPAEDSGILHLGEFNGERYGVVIAHESHNHPSQVVPFEGAATGIGGIVRDVLCMGAHVIAVADPLRFGRVDDPHSHQRYVAQGVVDGISAYGNAIGVPNIAGDVYFDERFDDNCLVNVVAMGIVKESEIIHSYAPPGAAGWDIVLVGKATDPSGFGGASFSSLTLDAADEDANKGAVQVPDPFLKSVLMRASYRVFGFLRERGTRVAFKDLGAGGIMGCSAEITASGGYGARIDLDAVNVAIEGMRPEVIAVGETQERLLWVVPPDVTPELLRIYNDEFTLPEIAYNARATKIGVVTAEKRYVLCHRGDVVMDVESEFLTGSIRDELPFHDVTAPEPANERPLVTGMQLDELLERVLAHPDVCSREPLFRRYDSVVRGCTVLPRGAADAGVLAPVPGSTLGVALAVAGNPRYGRIDARVAAEHAVYEAVRKVVAVGGRPIGLTDCLNFGNPRKVDHYSELVAAIDGLARAAERFGTPFVSGNVSLYNESAAGRAIPASPIVGCVGAFTDLATVVTMPFKAAGSVLYLVARPQSALGGSVLLDVLGSSDQYLPRVDYELAGAQHDVMYEATQARLLRSAHAIGNGGMVTAICEMAFATLRRGREPVGAQIDDPWQWTHGSVGELEAFFGEFGGFVVEVAADDVEAFEGLADDVEGVYEIGVTIDRPTLALEDEAFDLHRLRSMWYAPLRAVYP; encoded by the coding sequence TTGGCTGAGGTCGCGACGGTTGCGCTGCGTCCCGACGAGCTTGCCCGAATTCGCGAGCGGCTCGGGCGCGAACCCTCGATCGTCGAGGTGCACGCGTTCGACGCGCAGTGGAGCGAGCATTGCAGCTATAAATCGAGCCGCCATCAGCTGAAGCGGCTCCCGGTCGCGGGCGAGCGGGTCGTGCTGGGACCGGCCGAGGACTCCGGCATCCTGCATCTCGGTGAATTCAACGGCGAACGCTACGGCGTCGTTATCGCGCACGAATCGCACAACCATCCTTCGCAGGTCGTGCCGTTCGAAGGCGCTGCGACCGGAATCGGTGGGATCGTACGCGACGTGCTGTGCATGGGCGCGCACGTCATCGCAGTCGCCGATCCGCTGCGCTTCGGACGCGTCGACGATCCGCATTCGCACCAGCGCTACGTTGCGCAAGGCGTGGTCGACGGGATCAGCGCATACGGCAACGCGATCGGCGTTCCGAATATCGCGGGCGACGTCTATTTCGACGAGCGCTTCGATGACAATTGCCTGGTGAACGTGGTCGCGATGGGCATCGTCAAGGAGTCGGAGATCATTCATTCCTACGCGCCGCCGGGCGCGGCCGGCTGGGACATCGTGCTGGTGGGCAAAGCGACCGATCCGAGCGGGTTCGGCGGCGCGTCGTTTTCGTCGCTCACGCTCGATGCGGCCGACGAAGACGCCAACAAGGGTGCGGTGCAGGTTCCCGATCCCTTCCTCAAGAGCGTGCTGATGCGCGCGAGCTACCGGGTCTTCGGATTTCTGCGCGAGCGGGGCACTCGCGTAGCGTTCAAAGACCTCGGGGCCGGTGGAATCATGGGATGCTCAGCCGAGATCACCGCGTCCGGCGGCTACGGCGCGCGCATCGATCTCGATGCCGTCAACGTTGCAATCGAGGGCATGCGTCCCGAGGTGATCGCGGTCGGTGAAACGCAGGAGCGGCTGCTCTGGGTCGTTCCGCCCGACGTCACGCCCGAACTGCTGCGCATCTACAACGACGAATTTACGCTGCCGGAGATCGCGTACAACGCGCGCGCGACCAAGATCGGCGTGGTCACGGCGGAGAAGCGCTACGTCCTGTGCCATCGCGGTGACGTGGTGATGGACGTCGAGAGCGAGTTTCTCACCGGATCGATTCGCGACGAACTGCCCTTCCACGACGTGACCGCGCCCGAACCCGCGAACGAGCGGCCCTTGGTAACCGGCATGCAGCTCGATGAATTGCTCGAGCGCGTGCTCGCCCATCCCGACGTGTGCTCGCGCGAACCGCTCTTTCGGCGCTACGATTCCGTGGTGCGCGGATGTACCGTTCTCCCGCGCGGCGCGGCCGATGCCGGCGTGCTGGCACCGGTTCCCGGCAGCACGCTCGGCGTAGCGCTCGCGGTCGCGGGCAATCCGCGCTACGGACGCATCGATGCGCGCGTGGCCGCCGAGCACGCGGTCTACGAGGCGGTGCGCAAGGTCGTGGCGGTCGGTGGACGCCCGATCGGCTTGACCGATTGCTTGAACTTCGGCAATCCGCGCAAGGTCGATCATTACAGCGAGTTGGTGGCCGCCATCGACGGTCTCGCGCGGGCGGCGGAACGATTCGGTACGCCGTTCGTCTCGGGAAACGTGAGCCTCTACAACGAATCGGCTGCGGGGCGCGCGATTCCGGCGTCGCCGATCGTCGGTTGTGTCGGCGCGTTCACCGATCTCGCGACGGTCGTCACAATGCCGTTCAAGGCAGCGGGTTCGGTGCTCTATCTGGTTGCGCGGCCGCAATCGGCACTCGGCGGCTCGGTTCTGCTCGACGTGCTCGGCAGCAGCGATCAATATCTTCCGCGCGTCGACTACGAGCTGGCCGGGGCCCAACACGATGTGATGTACGAAGCGACGCAGGCACGCCTGCTGCGCTCGGCGCACGCGATCGGAAACGGCGGGATGGTGACGGCGATCTGCGAGATGGCGTTCGCAACGCTGCGCCGCGGACGCGAGCCGGTCGGTGCGCAGATCGACGATCCGTGGCAATGGACACACGGAAGCGTGGGCGAGCTGGAGGCGTTCTTCGGCGAGTTCGGCGGATTCGTGGTCGAGGTCGCAGCCGACGACGTCGAGGCGTTCGAGGGACTCGCCGACGACGTCGAAGGCGTCTACGAGATCGGCGTGACGATCGACCGTCCGACGCTCGCGCTCGAGGACGAAGCGTTCGATTTGCATCGGCTGCGCTCGATGTGGTACGCGCCGCTGCGCGCGGTGTATCCGTGA
- a CDS encoding phosphoribosylaminoimidazolesuccinocarboxamide synthase: MNKGLEVGHGKTKVLYENPGHPDQLVVAQTDQISAGDGARRNEIPGKGRLAAQTTARVFRLLNLCGLPTHYLSGGEDDDNNEMLVRRCNMIPLEVVVRGVAAGSFVRRNPGVARGMLLVPRVIEFFLKDDANHDPQITPEEIISRGIAMPMEVGAMTELARLTFDILTHAWRRRDVLLVDLKVEFGRLTSGNDKGQIVLADVIDNDSWRIWPQGREDRMLDKQIYRNLQTVDEAGLAQVKQAYEEVADLVGTFPVMRPGMAAVIADAPERAEALNAMTAALQQLGIPTIRHIASPTKTPGYVLQIVQQLEVTFARLVFIAVAGDHTLRIMLEAAASAPVMNASPDPELAQRGALHCAKMLGLDDTVLYGRTLLTQANARSSILHADAQLQQQAGAPPPGTQLG; encoded by the coding sequence ATGAATAAAGGGCTTGAGGTTGGGCACGGCAAGACGAAGGTCTTATACGAGAATCCGGGGCATCCGGATCAGCTCGTCGTGGCGCAGACCGATCAGATTTCGGCCGGCGACGGGGCGCGGCGCAACGAGATTCCCGGTAAGGGACGATTGGCGGCGCAGACGACCGCGCGCGTCTTCCGGCTGCTGAACCTGTGCGGGTTGCCGACGCACTATTTGAGCGGCGGCGAGGACGACGACAACAACGAGATGCTGGTGCGCCGATGCAACATGATTCCACTCGAAGTCGTGGTTCGGGGCGTTGCGGCCGGATCGTTCGTGCGGCGCAACCCGGGCGTCGCACGCGGCATGCTGCTGGTGCCGCGCGTCATCGAGTTTTTTCTCAAAGACGACGCCAATCACGACCCGCAGATCACGCCGGAGGAAATCATCTCGCGCGGAATCGCAATGCCGATGGAAGTCGGTGCGATGACCGAGCTTGCGCGCTTGACGTTCGACATCCTTACCCATGCCTGGCGCCGGCGCGACGTGCTGCTTGTCGATCTCAAAGTCGAATTCGGCCGGTTGACGTCGGGTAACGACAAAGGGCAGATCGTGCTCGCCGACGTGATCGACAACGACTCGTGGCGCATCTGGCCCCAGGGGCGCGAGGATCGCATGCTCGACAAGCAGATCTATCGCAACCTGCAAACCGTCGATGAGGCGGGGCTCGCGCAGGTGAAGCAAGCCTACGAAGAAGTCGCCGATCTGGTCGGCACGTTCCCGGTGATGCGGCCGGGTATGGCGGCGGTCATCGCCGACGCGCCCGAGCGCGCCGAAGCGCTCAATGCCATGACGGCCGCGCTGCAGCAGCTCGGCATCCCGACCATCCGCCATATCGCGAGCCCAACGAAGACGCCGGGATACGTGTTGCAGATCGTGCAGCAGCTCGAGGTGACGTTTGCTCGCCTCGTGTTCATCGCCGTCGCGGGGGATCACACGCTGCGGATCATGTTGGAAGCGGCAGCTTCCGCGCCGGTCATGAACGCCTCGCCCGATCCGGAGCTTGCGCAGCGCGGCGCGTTGCACTGCGCCAAGATGCTCGGGCTCGACGACACCGTGCTCTATGGGCGCACGCTGCTCACCCAGGCGAACGCGCGCTCGAGCATTCTGCACGCGGACGCGCAATTGCAGCAGCAGGCCGGAGCGCCGCCCCCGGGGACACAGCTTGGCTGA
- the purB gene encoding adenylosuccinate lyase has protein sequence MDYRTYASPFSWRYGSAELRSLFSEEERRTLWRAVWVTLAQAQERAGLISASEVADLRAHAHEIDIDGALAIEREIHHDLMAEIRVFASQATIGGGKLHLGATSMDIEDTVETYRLRLALAAVGANLYGLLHSFAGKIRTYADLVCMAFTHLQPAEPTTLGYRLATYAQDLTIDDANLRFVFDQLTTKGLRGAVGTAASYEQLLDHKGTSAALEAFVLERFGLRAREVSTQTYTRKLDYLLLSGLAGLGASLSKFAADVRILSSPEFGEVAEPFGRAQVGSSAMPFKRNPILCERIDSLARLLVSYSDVAWQNAATNYLERTLDDSANRRVILPEALLCADEIVTLARKVIDGLRVEERRIAHNLRTYGPFAGTEAVMMEAARAGGDRQELHERIRTAAMQAWDALARGEDNPLAHALAADPALTALLDPAEIRRLLDPGEHVGTAPQRALALADRIDAMPEFPRQKQVEI, from the coding sequence ATGGATTACCGTACGTACGCCTCGCCGTTCTCTTGGAGATACGGAAGCGCCGAGCTACGCTCGCTTTTTTCCGAAGAGGAACGCCGTACGCTCTGGCGTGCGGTCTGGGTGACGCTCGCGCAGGCGCAAGAACGTGCCGGACTGATCTCTGCGAGCGAAGTCGCCGACCTGCGCGCGCACGCGCACGAGATCGATATCGACGGCGCGCTCGCGATCGAACGCGAGATCCACCACGACCTCATGGCGGAAATCCGCGTCTTCGCTTCGCAAGCGACGATCGGCGGCGGTAAGCTGCACCTGGGCGCGACCTCGATGGACATCGAGGATACGGTCGAGACCTACCGGCTGCGCCTCGCGCTCGCGGCGGTGGGCGCGAACCTGTACGGTCTGCTGCACAGCTTCGCCGGGAAGATCCGAACCTATGCGGACCTGGTATGCATGGCGTTCACGCATCTGCAGCCGGCCGAGCCGACCACCCTCGGGTACCGGCTTGCGACCTACGCGCAAGACCTCACGATCGACGATGCCAACTTACGCTTCGTCTTCGACCAATTGACGACAAAAGGGCTGCGCGGAGCCGTGGGCACCGCGGCCTCGTACGAGCAGCTGCTCGATCACAAAGGCACGTCCGCGGCCCTCGAAGCGTTCGTCCTCGAACGCTTCGGTTTGCGCGCGCGCGAAGTGAGCACGCAGACATACACCCGCAAGCTCGATTACCTTTTGCTCTCGGGTCTCGCGGGATTGGGTGCATCGCTTTCGAAATTTGCCGCCGACGTGCGCATTCTGAGCAGTCCCGAGTTCGGCGAGGTCGCCGAACCGTTTGGCCGCGCGCAGGTCGGCAGTTCCGCGATGCCCTTCAAGCGCAATCCGATTCTGTGCGAACGCATCGATTCACTCGCCCGTCTGCTCGTGAGCTACAGCGACGTCGCGTGGCAGAACGCGGCGACCAATTATCTCGAGCGCACGCTCGACGACTCCGCGAACCGGCGCGTCATTCTTCCCGAAGCGCTGCTCTGCGCCGACGAGATCGTGACGCTCGCACGCAAAGTGATCGACGGGCTGCGCGTCGAGGAACGCCGCATCGCGCACAACCTGCGAACGTATGGGCCTTTCGCCGGGACCGAGGCGGTCATGATGGAGGCGGCGCGGGCCGGCGGCGACCGCCAGGAATTGCACGAGCGGATTCGCACGGCGGCGATGCAGGCGTGGGATGCGCTGGCGCGCGGCGAAGACAATCCGCTGGCGCATGCACTGGCCGCCGACCCGGCGCTCACCGCACTGCTCGATCCGGCCGAGATTCGGCGTCTGCTGGATCCCGGCGAACACGTCGGCACTGCGCCGCAGCGCGCCCTGGCATTGGCCGACCGCATCGACGCAATGCCCGAGTTCCCAAGGCAAAAACAAGTGGAGATTTGA